Proteins found in one Chiroxiphia lanceolata isolate bChiLan1 unplaced genomic scaffold, bChiLan1.pri scaffold_62_arrow_ctg1, whole genome shotgun sequence genomic segment:
- the TRIM41 gene encoding E3 ubiquitin-protein ligase TRIM41, with the protein MAAPPALGGPAAPRPDPVETLQEEAICAICLDYFSEPVSIGCGHNFCRACISRLWARPGAENPPPGPPAGAPAAATEEEEEEEELEEEEEDELDVEQDEEEEGGGVEEEEEDDEMWEEEEEEDAELWEDPEEEEEDEEEEDEEEEEAAAWSEGARGGGLYFGDEDYEDVMEEDVEEEEEEEEEEEEEEEQQRGEGRPPRRAPGAFTCPQCRQSFGQRSFRPNRQLANMVTIIRQLHPRPQRAPAPLPAPGVAPGVPPELCQKHQEPLKLFCEVDEAAICVVCREARGHKHHSVVPLDEVVQDCKNKLQSHLEPLRKQLETVLRQKSSEEEKISLLKDQMQAEVQELEGDFEVLHRFLAGEQVQLLRQLRERHEALLGRQRRNLGVLEERTAALRRLIGEAEAAARQDGLQLLKDIKSTFIRCENIKFQELEMVPVDVGKKFRNCFLQDVVMRKMEKVFSKVPQADVTLDPATAHPRLSLSLDRRSVRLSERRQDPPGGTSGARNPPGGPGRGDGGDLCVLGAPGFSAGRHYWEVEVGGRRGWAVGAARESARPRHKGGSGGPPKREIWAVGTTGKKYQALTATEQTALAPGEQPRRFGVYLDYERGQLCFYNAESMSHIHTFHICCRERVFPFFRILAKGTRIKICT; encoded by the exons ATGGCGGCCCCCCCGGCGCtgggcggccccgcggcccctcGGCCCGACCCGGTGGAGACGCTGCAGGAGGAGGCGATTTGCGCCATTTGCCTCGACTATTTCTCGGAGCCCGTTTCCATCGGCTGCGGCCACAACTTCTGCCGCGCCTGCATCTCCCGCCTCtgggcccggcccggggccgAAAACccacccccgggacccccggcgGGAGCCCCCGCGGCCGCCaccgaggaggaggaggaggaggaagagctggaggaggaggaggaggacgagctGGACGTGGAgcaggacgaggaggaggaaggcggcggcgtggaggaggaggaggaggacgacgagatgtgggaggaagaggaggaggaggacgcGGAGCTCTGGGAAGAccccgaggaggaggaggaggacgaggaggaggaggacgaggaggaggaagaagcgGCCGCCTGGAGCgagggggcgcggggcggggggctcTACTTCGGCGACGAGGACTACGAGGACGTGATGGAGGAGGacgtggaggaggaggaggaagaggaagaagaggaggaggaagaggaggagcagcagcggGGCGAGGGGCGGCCCCCGCGGCGAGCGCCGGGCGCTTTCACGTGCCCGCAGTGCCGGCAGAGCTTCGGGCAGCGCAGCTTCCGCCCCAACCGGCAGCTCGCCAACATGGTCACCATCATCCGCCAGCTCCACCCGCGCCCGCAGCGCGCCCCGGCCCCTCTGCCGGCCCCGGGGGTCGCGCCCGGGGTGCCCCCCGAGCTGTGCCAGAAGCACCAGGAGCCGCTGAAGCTGTTCTGCGAGGTGGACGAGGCGGCGATCTGCGTGGTGTGCAGGGAGGCCCGCGGGCACAAGCACCACAGCGTCGTGCCCCTCGACGAGGTGGTGCAGGACTGCAAG aaCAAACTCCAGAGCCACCTGGAGCCCCtgaggaagcagctggagaCGGTGCTGAGGCAGAAATCCAGCGAGGAGGAGAAAATCTCCCTGCTCAAG GATCAGATGCAGGCTgaggtgcaggagctggagggggattTCGAGGTGCTGCACCGGTTCCTGGCGGGGGAGCAGGTGCAGCTGCTGCGGCAGCTCCGGGAGCGCCACGAGGCCCTGCTGGGGCGGCAGAGACGGAACCTGGGCGTGCTGGAGGAGAGGACGGCGGCTCTCAGGAGGCTCATCGGggaggctgaggctgctgccaggcaggacGGGCTCCAGCTGCTCAAg GACATCAAAAGCACCTTCATCAG gtgTGAGAACATCAAATTCCAGGAGCTCGAGATGGTGCCCGTGGACGTGGGGAAGAAATTCCGGAATTGTTTCCTGCAGGACGTGGTGATGAGGAAGATGGAAAAGGTCTTCAGCAAAGTGCCCCAAG CCGACGTGACCCTGGACCCGGCCACTGCCCACCCTCGGCTCAGCCTGTCCCTGGACCGGCGCAGCGTCCGGCTGAGCGAGCGGCGCCAGGACCCCCCCGGGGGCACTTCGGGAGCCCGGAACCCGCccggggggccgggccggggggacGGCGGCGACCTCTGCGTGCTGGGAGCCCCCGGCTTCAGCGCCGGCCGCCACTactgggaggtggaggtgggCGGGCGCCGGGGCTGGGCCGTGGGGGCGGCGCGGGAGagcgcccggccccgccacaAAGGGGGCTCCGGGGGACCCCCGAAGAGGGAGATCTGGGCCGTGGGCACCACGGGCAAGAAGTACCAGGCGCTGACGGCCACGGAGCAGACGGCGCTGGCGCCGGGGGAGCAGCCGCGGCGCTTCGGCGTCTACCTGGACTACGAGCGGGGGCAGCTCTGCTTCTACAACGCCGAGAGCATGAGCCACATCCACACCTTCCAcatctgctgcagggagagggtcTTCCCCTTCTTCCGCATCCTGGCCAAGGGCACCCGCATCAAGATCTGCACCTGA